TAACTCGCCTTTAATTAAATCCTGACCGAGAACAATTGTCTGCGAGGATCCATCTGGAAATAGATGAAGCATATTAACCGGATCTCCCAGATAAAAATGATATATCTCATTTGTAGGAAGACGATGAAGAAGAGACTTTGTATCCGGCGTAAGTAAATAATATATAGCACAGCTCATAGAACGTTCTGAATCGTACTCATCTGGAAGTGAAGGTGCACTAAGCATGTGCCCTGAGCGCTGCGTCTCTGAATAGTACCCACCCTCGCCAGGAAGCAATTTCATATCAAAGAGTTTTATTATATCTTGGGCAGTGATCATGGCTTTATCTAAAATATATCAATAATCTTAACCACATTTTTATCGATTAAAAATAATATCTTGAAATACCTAAAAGTGTGACTAATTTGTAATTGTAGGCAAATAAAATTAGACAACACGGAGGT
The DNA window shown above is from Thermodesulfobacteriota bacterium and carries:
- a CDS encoding cupin domain-containing protein, with translation MITAQDIIKLFDMKLLPGEGGYYSETQRSGHMLSAPSLPDEYDSERSMSCAIYYLLTPDTKSLLHRLPTNEIYHFYLGDPVNMLHLFPDGSSQTIVLGQDLIKGELVQVNVPKNVWQGSCLKEGGKFALMGTTMAPAFDFADHEIGDRSALINEFPSQKELILKLTKA